In Bacteroidota bacterium, a single window of DNA contains:
- a CDS encoding ion channel, with translation MTRELSLAAAQAVKLLRKNQLAQLIVVIVAAVLSTSLFVLLAERAANARQFQTYGDALWWSIVTISTVGYGDKVPVTTAGRIIGAITIVSGLILISLFTATVSSVFVARKIKESQGLQDIDFSGHTLICGWNPHVEEILRILNRYSKTAAAMKIVLANEAQPELMEVVGEAYPNLDIKFVRGDYSREPVLHRANIKGAESAIIVPDVTSQSGQMSDEKTLLSLLTMKSINPKLKVFAHIANRENYQHIKRANADDVIVSDQHVGFFLANQILSPGASQVAAELLDYEHGNDIHRVRIPEAFVEKTFEELLLHFKRTKNWTLIGIVTEEETVSLRDILSHDMSAVDTFIERKFKEAGISVAERMGMKVEVNPPLDYQIQRKDLAVIIGTLDIDKT, from the coding sequence ATGACAAGGGAGCTTTCGCTGGCGGCCGCTCAAGCCGTCAAGCTATTGAGAAAAAATCAGCTTGCCCAGCTGATCGTCGTGATCGTTGCCGCGGTTCTCTCGACATCGCTCTTTGTTCTGCTGGCGGAGCGCGCTGCGAACGCCCGCCAATTCCAGACCTACGGCGATGCTCTCTGGTGGTCGATCGTTACGATCTCCACGGTCGGCTACGGCGATAAAGTACCGGTCACGACGGCCGGCAGGATTATCGGGGCCATCACCATCGTAAGCGGTCTGATACTCATTTCACTATTCACCGCGACGGTGTCGTCCGTGTTCGTCGCGCGAAAGATTAAGGAGAGCCAAGGATTGCAGGACATTGATTTTTCCGGCCACACGTTGATCTGCGGGTGGAACCCTCACGTCGAGGAAATCCTCCGCATTCTCAACCGCTACAGCAAAACTGCTGCGGCAATGAAAATCGTTCTGGCGAACGAAGCGCAGCCCGAGCTGATGGAGGTCGTCGGTGAAGCATACCCGAACCTCGACATCAAATTCGTGCGCGGAGATTATTCGCGCGAGCCTGTCCTGCACAGGGCAAATATCAAAGGAGCCGAGTCGGCGATCATCGTGCCGGACGTGACGTCGCAGTCGGGACAGATGTCCGACGAGAAAACGCTCCTTTCGCTCCTGACGATGAAATCGATCAATCCAAAGTTGAAAGTATTCGCCCATATCGCCAACCGCGAGAATTACCAGCACATCAAGCGGGCGAACGCCGACGATGTGATCGTCAGCGACCAGCATGTCGGATTCTTCCTGGCGAATCAGATCCTCTCTCCCGGCGCGTCCCAGGTCGCCGCGGAGCTCCTCGATTATGAGCACGGCAACGATATTCATCGGGTGAGAATCCCGGAGGCCTTTGTCGAGAAAACATTTGAGGAGCTGCTCCTCCACTTCAAACGGACAAAAAATTGGACGCTCATCGGCATTGTCACCGAGGAAGAAACCGTCAGCCTCCGCGACATCCTTTCGCACGACATGTCCGCCGTGGATACGTTCATCGAACGGAAATTCAAGGAGGCGGGAATCAGCGTTGCCGAACGGATGGGAATGAAAGTCGAAGTGAACCCTCCGCTCGATTATCAGATCCAGCGGAAGGACCTGGCCGTCATCATCGGCACCCTCGACATCGACAAGACGTAG
- a CDS encoding alpha/beta hydrolase-fold protein: MNSRPAGEFAALIRRIETEVPPNRTSIVDSFVIAQKSKGFPVTADSMAYFVYYGTVDSAITVTGDHLQWSAHGEPMIHIPSTDLYYLGKKFEPDARIDYKFIKDGMWILDPLNSNIVGSGFGENSELAMPSFHQPASIIYNAAIPHGMLSTTSFASRSTGDTRKITVYLPAGYNASPRRYPTLYVHDGPDYLSRASMANVLDNLIAAQQIRPIIAVFVPSGKDREGEYRLGKISQFANLMVKELVPYIDSVYSTDPRPSERGTMGASDGGHIALYLGTNYPKIFGLSGSQSGTITDLIRSPIQNRKRISTKFYLDVGTYDIATPEFRLLELNRDFHRLLLQKGYAVSYAEYHQGHSWGNWRAHLDILLKTFYPHAVPDNLQQ, translated from the coding sequence GTGAACTCACGGCCAGCCGGTGAGTTTGCTGCGCTCATTCGTCGTATCGAGACTGAAGTCCCTCCCAACCGCACTTCCATTGTCGACAGCTTTGTGATCGCTCAAAAATCGAAAGGCTTCCCCGTCACCGCCGATTCAATGGCGTACTTTGTGTACTATGGGACGGTGGATTCGGCGATCACCGTAACGGGAGATCATCTGCAGTGGTCGGCACACGGCGAGCCAATGATCCATATCCCCTCAACGGATCTGTACTATCTCGGAAAGAAATTTGAACCCGACGCCCGCATCGATTACAAGTTCATCAAAGATGGAATGTGGATTCTTGACCCATTGAATTCGAACATCGTCGGCAGCGGATTCGGGGAGAATTCAGAGCTGGCGATGCCTTCCTTCCATCAGCCCGCATCGATCATTTATAACGCCGCGATCCCCCACGGGATGCTCTCAACGACTTCCTTCGCAAGCAGATCCACTGGGGATACCCGGAAGATCACCGTATACCTACCGGCCGGTTACAATGCATCCCCTCGACGATATCCAACGCTCTATGTCCACGACGGCCCTGATTATCTATCCCGCGCGTCAATGGCAAACGTCCTCGACAATCTGATCGCCGCTCAACAGATCCGGCCGATAATCGCGGTCTTCGTTCCGTCGGGAAAAGACCGGGAAGGCGAATACCGGCTGGGAAAAATATCGCAATTTGCAAACTTGATGGTGAAGGAATTGGTCCCATACATCGATTCCGTGTATAGCACGGATCCCCGCCCGTCCGAACGAGGAACGATGGGAGCATCAGATGGAGGGCATATCGCCCTGTATCTCGGGACGAATTATCCAAAAATCTTCGGCCTGTCCGGAAGTCAATCCGGGACCATTACCGACCTCATTCGTTCGCCGATCCAAAACCGCAAAAGAATTTCGACCAAATTTTACCTCGACGTCGGTACATACGACATCGCGACTCCTGAATTTCGACTTCTGGAACTGAATCGCGATTTCCATCGCCTGCTTCTCCAGAAGGGGTATGCTGTTTCATATGCGGAATATCACCAAGGACACAGCTGGGGGAATTGGCGTGCCCATCTCGACATACTTTTGAAAACGTTCTATCCTCATGCCGTTCCGGACAATCTTCAACAATGA
- a CDS encoding SPOR domain-containing protein, translating to MNKVAQLPLKFLLASVLAGMVVFWGTEGCSSSSSSQGGATALPDSTSYQSQLTPSQKSGRNQRSSSAGNQQGFVTQEDTIEAEVVTHGQSANHTKPPSRGSTKKKYYSVQVGAFKVLSNADRSKKSAQQRYKKPVYQFFDKPIKMYRVTIGNFARLNEALKFLKSIQKDRPKEYKDAWVAEMRR from the coding sequence TTGAATAAGGTCGCTCAATTGCCGCTCAAATTTCTCCTCGCGTCGGTGCTTGCAGGAATGGTCGTATTCTGGGGCACGGAGGGATGTTCCTCGTCCAGCTCATCGCAAGGCGGCGCGACTGCTCTCCCCGATAGCACTTCTTATCAAAGCCAGCTGACTCCATCGCAGAAATCAGGGCGCAATCAAAGGTCATCCTCGGCGGGAAACCAGCAAGGGTTTGTCACTCAGGAAGATACGATCGAAGCAGAAGTCGTTACCCACGGGCAGAGCGCGAATCATACGAAGCCGCCGTCGCGCGGTTCGACGAAAAAGAAATACTACAGTGTGCAGGTCGGCGCGTTCAAGGTCTTAAGCAATGCCGACAGATCAAAAAAATCCGCTCAGCAGCGGTACAAAAAGCCCGTCTATCAGTTCTTTGACAAGCCGATAAAAATGTACCGGGTCACGATCGGAAATTTTGCGAGACTCAACGAAGCGCTGAAATTCTTGAAATCCATTCAAAAGGACCGCCCGAAAGAATACAAGGACGCGTGGGTTGCGGAGATGAGGCGATGA
- a CDS encoding peptidoglycan DD-metalloendopeptidase family protein, whose translation MIHLPKKYSLAVTGTAVTLSLLSFSYRPAADSEALNASSVESFYAPFDSIRTDIEDYAWPIDARPKITSSFAEFRSSHFHAGIDIGTGNRIGLEVYASRDGYVSRVEVSPYGYGRYLVVRHPDGFYTAYAHLSAFQHDLERAVRDEQLKKEKFSVEMKFQPGDYPVRKGEVIAYSGESGTGDAHLHFEIRDEDFNPVNPLLFPNIRRFTDTEPPIIRRLAVTPMDEHSFVDYEFSPKVYRARAHGRSSFSVPEVIRGTGSLGFSIDAVDRVNNTRYHSSVYEFEFQVDGTTIFTSQRNRFPEDETRQIGIDFDWALLKEGRGRFQKLYVDEGNTLPFYNRRNKFDGVVALKNFSEGRHDFKVIASDYSGNSSELTGTFVLNHPPDVENFRATATAVTALIPNRRNVSTVEIGTKTFSSRRWTVEDYDAYGLDWKNDSLTLPARLQGADIVRMVAKNIWGTRSFPAYFFLTRPSVSESAEISADVDGSFLKVDLQSQGPFSETPSLQVQQENSVSSIPLRAVDCNEYTGVYRLSSTLQGIVYLKAFYESAGKRAEAFDSFVLNTISSDREGTIRSGDGNFSVTFEKGAVFAPLHPTIEKLSETQYDVQPGDVMLHGSIKATMKYPEEYESDEKAGLYVSDGGGWRFLTAERNRLAHTLELHEAHTLGTFAVLRDDRPPVISRWRTSSFNAKGRPIFSFHVRDNLSGIDDGGINAFLNGDRIIPEYDPEKRIVYYIPFDPLPRGQYTVDIEVKDRAGNAAHLAKTLTVYR comes from the coding sequence TTGATTCATTTGCCCAAAAAATATTCACTTGCTGTCACTGGTACGGCTGTGACGTTGTCGCTGCTGAGTTTCTCATACCGGCCGGCGGCTGACAGCGAAGCATTGAACGCGTCGTCGGTGGAATCGTTCTATGCGCCGTTCGATTCCATCAGAACGGACATCGAAGATTACGCCTGGCCGATCGATGCGCGGCCTAAAATTACTTCGTCATTTGCAGAATTTCGTTCCTCGCATTTTCACGCCGGAATCGACATCGGCACGGGCAACAGAATCGGGCTGGAAGTCTACGCTTCGAGGGACGGATACGTTTCGCGTGTTGAAGTTTCTCCCTACGGGTACGGACGGTATCTTGTCGTGCGCCATCCTGACGGATTTTACACGGCCTATGCCCATCTCAGCGCATTTCAGCATGACCTCGAGCGGGCGGTCCGGGACGAACAATTGAAAAAGGAGAAATTCTCTGTCGAGATGAAATTCCAGCCCGGAGATTATCCGGTCCGGAAAGGCGAGGTCATCGCATACAGCGGCGAAAGCGGAACGGGGGATGCCCATCTGCACTTCGAGATCCGCGACGAGGACTTCAATCCGGTCAATCCCCTTCTTTTCCCGAACATCAGGAGGTTCACCGATACGGAGCCGCCGATCATACGCCGGCTCGCCGTCACTCCGATGGACGAGCATTCTTTCGTCGATTATGAATTTTCTCCGAAAGTGTACCGCGCCCGAGCTCACGGAAGGTCCTCGTTCTCAGTTCCCGAAGTCATCCGGGGAACCGGTTCGCTCGGCTTTTCCATCGATGCCGTGGACAGGGTCAACAATACGCGGTACCATTCGAGCGTGTACGAGTTTGAATTCCAGGTCGACGGGACGACGATCTTCACGTCGCAGAGGAATCGTTTTCCCGAGGACGAAACCCGCCAAATAGGAATCGATTTTGACTGGGCTCTTTTAAAAGAAGGAAGAGGACGATTCCAAAAATTATACGTCGATGAAGGGAACACGCTTCCGTTCTATAACCGCAGGAATAAGTTCGACGGCGTCGTTGCGTTAAAAAACTTCTCCGAGGGGCGGCACGACTTCAAAGTGATCGCTTCAGATTACTCCGGGAATTCCTCCGAACTTACCGGCACGTTTGTTCTGAATCATCCCCCCGACGTGGAGAACTTCAGAGCGACGGCGACGGCGGTGACAGCGTTGATTCCGAACAGAAGAAATGTCTCGACGGTTGAGATAGGCACCAAAACATTTTCATCGAGGCGATGGACCGTCGAGGATTACGATGCTTACGGTCTGGATTGGAAGAACGATTCCTTAACGCTCCCCGCCCGCCTTCAAGGGGCGGATATTGTCAGGATGGTTGCGAAAAATATTTGGGGGACGCGATCGTTCCCCGCTTACTTCTTTCTTACACGACCGTCCGTTTCGGAATCCGCTGAGATTTCCGCTGACGTCGACGGGTCATTCCTGAAGGTCGATCTTCAATCTCAGGGGCCGTTCAGCGAAACGCCCTCGCTGCAGGTGCAGCAGGAGAACTCCGTCTCATCAATTCCCCTCCGTGCCGTGGACTGTAATGAATACACCGGGGTCTATAGACTTTCGTCGACACTGCAGGGGATCGTCTACCTGAAAGCGTTCTACGAATCTGCCGGAAAACGGGCCGAAGCGTTTGATTCTTTTGTGCTGAACACGATCTCGTCAGACCGCGAAGGGACCATACGGTCGGGCGACGGCAATTTTAGCGTAACCTTTGAAAAAGGGGCTGTCTTCGCTCCTCTTCATCCCACGATTGAAAAACTGAGCGAGACGCAGTACGACGTCCAGCCCGGCGACGTTATGCTGCACGGTTCGATCAAAGCGACAATGAAATATCCGGAGGAGTACGAATCAGACGAAAAGGCCGGCCTCTATGTCAGCGACGGCGGAGGCTGGAGGTTCTTGACTGCGGAACGGAACCGTCTCGCGCACACGCTGGAGCTGCACGAGGCGCATACGCTCGGGACCTTCGCGGTGCTGCGGGACGACCGGCCGCCTGTGATCAGCCGGTGGCGGACATCTTCCTTCAACGCCAAGGGGCGGCCGATCTTTTCGTTCCACGTGCGGGACAATCTTTCAGGAATTGACGACGGTGGAATCAATGCATTCCTGAACGGCGACCGGATCATTCCGGAGTATGACCCGGAAAAAAGAATCGTGTACTATATTCCCTTCGATCCGCTTCCGCGGGGACAGTACACGGTGGACATCGAAGTCAAAGACCGCGCCGGCAACGCTGCTCATCTTGCAAAAACGCTGACCGTATACCGATGA
- a CDS encoding fumarylacetoacetate hydrolase family protein — protein MKSVVLLPAQKRLAVGKILCLGQNYAKHAKEMGSSSPASPIIFLKPSTAIIENGESIVLPKMSNDVQHEVELTILLGARGKNIPQSKAFDCVAGYGVGLDMTMRDRQKEAKAEGNPWSVAKGFDTSAALSPFVPKESVENPDDLEIRLSVNGKERQHSNTSNMIYKIDFVIAFLSTIFTLEEGDVIYTGTPEGVGKVVAGDLIEAEIPGVGKLQHAVISG, from the coding sequence TTCCCGCCCAAAAAAGGCTTGCGGTGGGAAAAATTCTTTGCCTCGGCCAGAATTACGCAAAACATGCTAAGGAGATGGGTTCATCTTCCCCTGCCTCGCCGATTATTTTTCTGAAGCCGTCAACGGCGATCATCGAAAACGGCGAATCTATCGTTTTGCCCAAAATGTCGAACGATGTCCAGCATGAAGTCGAGCTGACGATTCTGCTCGGTGCCCGGGGGAAAAATATACCACAGTCAAAAGCTTTTGACTGTGTCGCAGGATACGGCGTCGGTTTGGACATGACGATGCGCGACCGGCAGAAAGAAGCCAAAGCGGAAGGGAATCCATGGTCAGTCGCCAAAGGGTTTGACACATCTGCTGCGCTTTCTCCGTTCGTCCCGAAGGAAAGCGTGGAAAACCCGGATGATCTGGAGATAAGATTGAGCGTCAACGGGAAAGAGCGGCAGCATTCCAACACGTCGAACATGATCTACAAAATAGATTTCGTCATTGCTTTTCTGTCGACGATCTTCACCCTTGAAGAAGGGGATGTTATTTATACCGGGACTCCGGAAGGCGTGGGAAAGGTCGTGGCCGGAGATCTCATCGAAGCTGAAATCCCGGGAGTTGGAAAGCTTCAGCATGCGGTTATTTCAGGTTAG
- a CDS encoding SPOR domain-containing protein, producing MTRGVFLFCAATIVAAFSPGVAFAQSGPDTAAPPRKEKLSTFERSFKPSEYDSDIVLVHKKENQPRPIVDVPVETFTVAEPETVQGYRIQVFASNNYDEAVSVRNALNIDLPAQWVYMVYDAPTYKVRVGDYTNRADANLAVDGFIEKGYKGAWVVPDRVLANPRAKPPSQADSTSTDKN from the coding sequence ATGACCCGGGGAGTTTTTCTGTTCTGCGCAGCCACGATCGTCGCCGCTTTTAGTCCGGGGGTCGCTTTCGCTCAATCGGGCCCCGACACGGCAGCGCCTCCCCGTAAAGAAAAGCTGAGCACGTTCGAAAGATCGTTCAAGCCGTCCGAATACGATTCCGACATCGTGCTTGTGCACAAAAAAGAAAATCAGCCCCGGCCGATCGTCGATGTTCCCGTCGAGACGTTCACCGTCGCGGAACCGGAGACCGTCCAGGGTTACCGGATCCAGGTATTCGCATCGAACAATTACGACGAGGCCGTTTCGGTCCGCAACGCGCTCAATATCGACCTTCCTGCCCAATGGGTCTATATGGTCTACGATGCGCCGACGTACAAAGTGCGCGTCGGAGACTATACGAACCGCGCAGACGCCAACCTTGCCGTGGACGGTTTTATCGAGAAAGGGTACAAAGGAGCCTGGGTTGTTCCCGACCGCGTACTCGCAAACCCCCGTGCAAAACCGCCATCCCAAGCCGACAGCACATCGACGGATAAAAACTAA
- a CDS encoding cyclic nucleotide-binding domain-containing protein yields MKKIDIGYLKKIPIFVGLSDDKLERVKQVIKEKTVEAGTIIIKEGTQGTEMFILLEGEVEVSKSLLLKVAGRGMDQRDKSLIKLTGDDHAFFGEMTLFDTTAERSASVIARTKCTIAEIAQADFFRLTESDHEIGYYVLKNIVTIISNRLDKTTKDVLKLTTALSLALER; encoded by the coding sequence ATGAAAAAGATCGACATTGGCTACCTGAAGAAAATTCCGATTTTTGTCGGCCTTTCCGACGACAAGCTGGAGCGGGTGAAGCAGGTCATTAAAGAGAAAACCGTCGAGGCCGGGACCATCATCATCAAGGAAGGAACGCAAGGGACCGAAATGTTCATCCTTCTGGAGGGCGAAGTGGAGGTTTCCAAATCGCTCCTGTTGAAGGTGGCCGGCCGCGGCATGGACCAGCGGGACAAATCGCTCATCAAACTGACCGGCGACGATCATGCCTTTTTCGGCGAGATGACGCTTTTCGACACGACAGCCGAGCGCTCGGCGAGCGTCATCGCAAGGACAAAATGCACCATTGCTGAAATTGCCCAGGCCGATTTTTTCAGGCTCACGGAATCCGACCATGAAATCGGATATTACGTCCTCAAGAACATCGTGACAATCATCAGCAACAGGCTCGATAAAACGACGAAAGATGTCCTCAAACTGACGACGGCTTTGAGCCTGGCCCTGGAACGATAA
- the deoC gene encoding deoxyribose-phosphate aldolase, with translation MIDHTLLKPEATVEQIEKLTAEAKKFHFASVCINPSYVPLCAKLLKDTDVKVCTVIGFPLGATSSESKAFETERAIRDGANEVDMVINVGRLKSGDYEYVESDIFAVVSTARRYRVLTKVIIETGLLTDEEKIKACMLAKRAGADFVKTSTGFSKGGATTGDIALMRFVVGSAMGVKASGGVRSREDALKLVASGADRIGASASVAIAGGATTAGGGY, from the coding sequence ATGATCGATCACACGTTGCTCAAGCCGGAAGCAACGGTCGAGCAGATCGAAAAATTGACCGCCGAGGCGAAAAAATTTCATTTTGCAAGCGTCTGCATCAATCCGTCATACGTCCCGCTTTGTGCCAAGCTCCTGAAAGACACCGATGTTAAGGTGTGCACCGTCATCGGATTCCCCCTTGGGGCGACGTCGTCAGAAAGCAAGGCGTTCGAGACAGAACGCGCGATCCGGGACGGAGCGAATGAAGTTGATATGGTGATCAATGTCGGAAGACTAAAATCCGGCGATTATGAATATGTAGAAAGCGACATTTTCGCGGTGGTGAGCACCGCACGGCGGTACCGGGTGCTGACGAAGGTGATCATCGAAACAGGGTTATTGACGGACGAGGAAAAAATTAAAGCATGCATGCTGGCGAAGCGAGCGGGAGCCGATTTCGTGAAAACATCGACCGGCTTTTCAAAAGGAGGCGCCACGACGGGGGATATCGCGTTAATGCGTTTTGTTGTCGGAAGTGCGATGGGGGTGAAAGCTTCGGGGGGAGTCAGAAGCCGGGAGGATGCTTTGAAGCTCGTTGCCAGCGGCGCGGATAGAATCGGAGCAAGCGCCAGCGTTGCAATTGCCGGCGGAGCTACGACCGCGGGAGGGGGCTATTGA
- a CDS encoding valine--tRNA ligase, whose translation MQELPKSYTPQEVEDKWYQYWESNGFFHAVPKSGKKPYTIVIPPPNVTGMLTMGHVLNNALQDVFIRWRRMEGYEACWVPGTDHAGIATQHVVERSLLKEGISRRELGREQFVQRVWQWKELYGGMIIKQLRKLGTSCDWERERFTMDPGLSNAVQEVFVRLYEKGLIYKGKYIVNWCPKDHTALSDDEVNFSESNGHLWHIKYPIEGSKEFITVATTRPETMLGDTAVAVNPKDDRYKILIGKKVLLPIAERLIPIIADDFVDAAFGTGAVKVTPAHDPNDYQIGERHGLEKLIVMDTSGKMNERVPNKYRGLDRYECRKELVRELEKRGLLEKIENHTHSVGHCYRCDTVIEPYLSDQWFVRMAPLAQKALEVVMNGEIKFYPDRWTKVYEHWMTNIRDWCISRQLWWGHRIPVYYLPDGTMIVARNAEEAGQKLKAENSPYGIEHLKQDDDVLDTWFSSWLWPFSVFDWPNENEDVKYFYPTDTLVTAPDIIFFWVARMIMAGLEFRGTIPFKHVYFTSIIRDMQGRKMSKSLGNSPDPLDVIATYGADALRFTVLYLAPIGQDVLYSNEKCEMGRNFANKIWNAGRFLLMNRDAVAAEAAAEIPIVGATPSSDLSDAWIVSRFNATVKETTAALENLRVNEAAKLLYDFMWHDFCDWYVEFAKNRIAETSDVNMKRAIVNRAIRLYEETLKLLHPFMPFVTEEIWQHLAERKGGESIMQAAWPAADEALINPGIDGEMEFLQNVISAVRTIRSEMNLPPTKEVPLVVNCGDTAKLGVLESNRPSLERMAKVRSLTLGTNLSKPGYSASSVVQGQDVFVPLEGLIDIAVERSRLEKEIARLEGQLKTVLAKLDNPNFAGKAPGDVIQKEKDKQENFERTLVKLKANLDQLKN comes from the coding sequence ATGCAAGAACTTCCGAAATCGTATACTCCGCAAGAAGTCGAAGACAAATGGTATCAGTACTGGGAATCGAACGGCTTTTTCCATGCCGTTCCCAAGAGCGGCAAGAAGCCGTACACGATCGTCATTCCGCCGCCCAACGTCACGGGCATGCTGACCATGGGACATGTGCTCAACAATGCGCTGCAGGATGTCTTCATCCGATGGCGGCGCATGGAAGGATATGAGGCATGCTGGGTTCCGGGCACCGACCATGCCGGCATCGCAACACAGCACGTCGTGGAACGATCTCTTCTGAAAGAAGGAATCTCCCGCCGTGAATTGGGCCGCGAACAATTTGTCCAGCGTGTCTGGCAATGGAAAGAGCTCTACGGCGGCATGATCATTAAACAGCTCCGAAAGCTCGGGACATCCTGTGACTGGGAACGAGAGCGCTTCACTATGGATCCGGGCCTGTCGAACGCCGTCCAGGAGGTCTTTGTCAGGTTGTACGAAAAAGGATTGATCTATAAAGGAAAATATATCGTCAATTGGTGTCCAAAAGACCATACCGCACTGAGCGACGACGAGGTGAACTTCTCCGAAAGCAACGGACATCTTTGGCACATTAAATACCCGATCGAGGGCTCAAAGGAATTCATCACGGTGGCGACCACGCGCCCCGAAACGATGCTCGGCGACACCGCCGTGGCCGTCAACCCAAAAGACGACCGCTACAAAATTCTTATCGGGAAAAAAGTCCTGCTGCCGATCGCAGAGCGTTTGATCCCGATCATCGCCGACGATTTTGTCGATGCGGCGTTCGGCACGGGAGCCGTGAAAGTGACTCCGGCACACGACCCGAATGATTACCAGATCGGCGAACGGCACGGGCTCGAAAAATTGATCGTCATGGATACGTCGGGGAAGATGAACGAACGCGTCCCGAACAAGTACCGCGGACTGGACCGGTACGAATGCCGGAAAGAACTCGTCCGCGAGCTGGAAAAGAGGGGGTTGTTGGAAAAAATTGAGAACCACACCCACAGTGTCGGACACTGCTACCGCTGCGATACGGTCATTGAACCGTACCTCTCCGACCAGTGGTTTGTGCGCATGGCGCCGTTAGCCCAAAAAGCGCTAGAGGTGGTCATGAACGGAGAAATAAAATTCTATCCGGATCGCTGGACAAAGGTCTACGAGCACTGGATGACGAACATCCGCGATTGGTGCATCTCACGCCAGCTCTGGTGGGGCCATAGAATTCCCGTTTATTATCTTCCCGACGGAACGATGATCGTGGCGCGGAATGCTGAAGAGGCGGGACAAAAACTTAAGGCCGAAAATTCACCGTATGGAATCGAGCACTTAAAGCAGGACGATGATGTTCTCGACACGTGGTTTTCGTCGTGGCTCTGGCCCTTCTCTGTTTTTGACTGGCCGAATGAGAACGAGGATGTAAAATATTTCTATCCGACCGACACCCTCGTCACGGCTCCAGATATCATCTTCTTCTGGGTCGCCAGGATGATCATGGCGGGGTTGGAATTCAGGGGAACAATTCCGTTCAAGCATGTTTACTTCACGAGCATCATCAGGGACATGCAGGGACGGAAGATGAGCAAGTCCCTCGGCAATTCCCCCGATCCGCTCGACGTGATCGCGACCTACGGAGCCGACGCACTCCGGTTTACCGTCCTCTATCTTGCGCCGATCGGACAGGATGTTCTCTATTCGAACGAGAAGTGCGAGATGGGGAGAAATTTTGCCAACAAGATCTGGAATGCGGGAAGATTTCTGCTCATGAACCGGGACGCCGTCGCCGCGGAAGCGGCCGCCGAGATTCCGATCGTCGGCGCAACGCCTTCCAGCGATTTGTCGGATGCGTGGATCGTCTCGCGATTCAATGCGACAGTCAAAGAGACGACGGCTGCGCTGGAAAATCTTCGCGTGAACGAAGCGGCAAAATTGCTCTACGACTTTATGTGGCATGACTTCTGCGACTGGTACGTCGAGTTCGCGAAAAACAGGATCGCCGAGACGAGCGACGTCAACATGAAACGGGCGATCGTCAACCGCGCCATCCGCTTGTACGAAGAAACGCTGAAGCTCCTTCACCCCTTCATGCCCTTCGTGACGGAGGAGATCTGGCAACATCTCGCCGAACGCAAAGGCGGCGAGAGTATTATGCAAGCAGCATGGCCGGCGGCGGACGAAGCCCTTATCAATCCGGGCATCGATGGTGAAATGGAATTCCTCCAGAATGTCATCAGCGCCGTTCGAACAATTCGAAGCGAGATGAACCTGCCCCCCACGAAGGAAGTTCCCCTTGTCGTGAATTGCGGCGATACGGCCAAGCTCGGCGTCTTGGAATCGAACCGCCCGTCGCTCGAACGGATGGCAAAGGTCAGATCGCTGACTCTCGGCACCAACCTCTCAAAGCCCGGTTATTCCGCGAGTTCCGTCGTTCAGGGACAGGACGTCTTCGTTCCCCTGGAAGGACTGATCGACATTGCCGTCGAACGGTCCCGGTTAGAAAAGGAAATTGCCCGATTGGAGGGGCAGCTAAAAACCGTTCTGGCAAAATTAGACAACCCAAATTTTGCCGGCAAGGCTCCCGGCGATGTCATTCAAAAGGAAAAAGACAAGCAGGAAAATTTCGAGCGGACACTTGTAAAACTCAAAGCGAACCTGGATCAATTAAAGAATTGA